The genomic region aaaattatggtaaattaatactatccactataatcaaacaaaattgatgcaaaaaatcaattcagaccacgattaattaatatttgctaTGGTCCTAACCATTACCAAAACATATGCTACGATTTTTATCTGTGGTTgatattttgatcttatttGCCGAACCAACGATTAATTAATCGTTGCACAAACATAGTCAATTAGTATctgctatttctttttatttttaattgtgataaaaaaatatatttttctggtAAAATTAAGTAACTGTAttggtataaatatttaagagtataattattattctaaaatttggtGTTAGGGGTCAAGAACTGTATGTAATGAGTGAGaagtgattttcttttttgtattagtTAAATGTTGCTAGAATTTTGTGGcctaaatgcaattttgagttttcttgTGGCTATTCtggaataataataaatcctTTCTCTATGGCATTTTTCTTCCTCCCTTTTCCGTGGCGCCCGAACTGAttcaaacttttgaaaaagtaGAAACAAGGCCCTCCCATCCATTTTCTCTTCCCAATTCAATCCCAAATCACAAGCCCTACCCGTAATTCAAACCAAACCCGAGAAATGGCACCCAGAAAATCTGCAGCTGCCGGTAAAGATGACCCGTGCCCGATGCTGAAGCTCATAATGGAGAAGGGTCCGCTTTCTGGTCAAACCCACGACTTCAGGCCCGGATCCAGGATCCGGATTGGCCGGGTTGTTCGAGGTAACACTCTAGCCATCAAAGACGCCGGCGTCTCCTCCAAGCACCTACTTATTCAAGTTGAACCCGGGTCGGGTACCGGCTGCCAGCGCTGGACCATCACCGACCTGGGGTCTTCAAACGGCACCTTTCTGAATGGTGTGCGGCTGGAGGAGTCCGAGGCGGCTGAACTTTCGGACGGGGATGTTATCATAATAGGCGAGCAGACGTCGATTAAAGTGAAGTTTGAAGTTAATTGTGCTGAGAATGAGGTCGGTTCAAGGAATGTGAGGAGTACGAGGCGGCGAGGGAAGAATGAGGTCTGGGAATTGGTGGCAATTGCTGAGGATTCTGAATTAGGGTTAGGGGTGGGGAGTGAAAATAATTTGGGGGATGGGTTTAGAAATGAGAAATATGAGGATTTGGGAAATGAAGCTGGAGGGTTGGGGACTGTTGGTGAGGAAAAAGTGAGAGGAAGGAGGACTAGGGGGTCTGTAGTTAGGGAATTGGAAGATGGTGGTGAAGAAGTTCAGGTAAAAGTACAGAGTTTGGGGAAGGTAATGAGGAGGACTAGAAATTCGAAGGAAGAAAAATCGGAGAGTTCAACAATCAAGCTTGATGTAGACTATGAAAAATCTGATAAGGTGGATGAAATTGAGGTGAAACAAGGCAGGAATGTGAACATAAGGGCAAGACGTTCAAAGAACGCTGAGAATATGTTGGATGATTTGAATGGAAATAGGGACAACGATTTGGGAACCGCTGAGGTGCAAGGACGGCAAAGAGGGAATGTGAGGAGGACCAGGAGTTcaagaaaggaagaaaatgtAGGTGAAACTGAACTTGATTTGGGTGTTGTTGAAGCTAAGAAGACAAGGGCGGGCGGGAgagggagaaaaaaattacctgCGGAGACTCCTTTAGAAGAACAAGAGAAGATTTTGGAGCATAAAATAtgtgaagaagagaaaagggaGTCAGAAGTTGGTGTTAATGAGTTGGTAGAGGAAGTAAATTCTGGAAGAGAAGGTGCTGCTGGTTTGGCTAGCACATCTGGGGTTAAAGAAGGCGGCGCTGATGTTGGAAAGGGAAAGGCGGTAGTGGATTTAGAGAAGATGACGTTAGGGGAATGGTTTGACTTTTTGGAAGTTTTTCTGcctaaacaaattattgatgAAACAGAGGAGATGATCTCTGAAATGAGGCAAAAAGCAGATAGATTACATGAGTATATGTTGCAGCAGAAGAAAGCTAAGGATAAGGTTGAAGTTGCAGTGGACTAGACAACCAACTTCACTCTGAGCATTTTGGGTAACTTAGAGCTGCATTGCTGACCTTATAATCCTCCATGGGCTTAGaaagtataaattagctatgcATGGATTTTTGCGTATGGTTTGCGTTGTTTATGTAGTCTCTATGAGCAGACTCTGTAGTTCAACAAGATAAGATGATTATGAAATAAACCGTCAAAATGTGATGAATACTACTCAATCTTATGCATATAATGTTAGCTAACTGCAGCATGTTGCAAAACTTACAAGAAAGTTTTCCATGCAAGTTGTGTTGGGAGATCGGGTTCAGAATAATCAACTGTCTGCTAGACTTTGTGGTTGATATTCACTACGACGTGCTTCTACCTTCTTCTATATAAACTTCATACAAGCAAAGTTCAAAGCACATGATAGAGATAAACCAGCTGTTGTACGACCTGTTTCATTTGTCTGATCAATTAACTTGTTCCGTTTTATTATGTTATTCAAGAGAAGTATATCTATGGAAGTGGAATATATGGTTAGCTAGTTGATGTGGAAATACTAGTGCTCTCATCTCTGGAGAATGCCTAACTTGGATGCTCACAGGGAACACCATGACGGGATTGGCCTTACGCTTATACACAGTTCTGTTAGCCTTCGTCTagattatttcttttcatcatCCCCTCTTCCGCTCATTGCAGCAGAAATTGGATTCTCAGTTGACTATCATGCTACCAAAGCCTAAGGGCATtgtgtgttttcattttctcctTGTATGAGAGATAGTCAAAACTGTCTGAAATCTTCGTTCTATAGTTCAGGGTGTTTTGACTTATATTTGATTACATTACACTAATACGAAACACAAAACTGAACATATAAAAAACTCACACACTTATCTGTATCTTTTCATCTCTGATTTTCTTTGTTAGTTCAG from Sesamum indicum cultivar Zhongzhi No. 13 linkage group LG3, S_indicum_v1.0, whole genome shotgun sequence harbors:
- the LOC105158438 gene encoding FHA domain-containing protein At4g14490, yielding MAPRKSAAAGKDDPCPMLKLIMEKGPLSGQTHDFRPGSRIRIGRVVRGNTLAIKDAGVSSKHLLIQVEPGSGTGCQRWTITDLGSSNGTFLNGVRLEESEAAELSDGDVIIIGEQTSIKVKFEVNCAENEVGSRNVRSTRRRGKNEVWELVAIAEDSELGLGVGSENNLGDGFRNEKYEDLGNEAGGLGTVGEEKVRGRRTRGSVVRELEDGGEEVQVKVQSLGKVMRRTRNSKEEKSESSTIKLDVDYEKSDKVDEIEVKQGRNVNIRARRSKNAENMLDDLNGNRDNDLGTAEVQGRQRGNVRRTRSSRKEENVGETELDLGVVEAKKTRAGGRGRKKLPAETPLEEQEKILEHKICEEEKRESEVGVNELVEEVNSGREGAAGLASTSGVKEGGADVGKGKAVVDLEKMTLGEWFDFLEVFLPKQIIDETEEMISEMRQKADRLHEYMLQQKKAKDKVEVAVD